Proteins found in one Molothrus aeneus isolate 106 unplaced genomic scaffold, BPBGC_Maene_1.0 scaffold_35, whole genome shotgun sequence genomic segment:
- the LOC136570587 gene encoding serine/threonine-protein kinase PAK 3-like, protein MFPLPLQGTSCLDSEQLLLRAQKQHQHLLGLPLLPKRRPKRRKTAVSFPLLWGTMVNFPQCREMTVNFPLLWETRANIPRGGNATARLPRGGTRTGDISRPGTRTVDVPWCGTRVAKLPRSGMRTMDVSQCGMRMEDILWLGKRRVNISQHGKWTANIPWLGKRMANLQRVGKRMEKLQRFGKRMEKLQHFGKRMEKLPLLGKRTMNLPPLWDPGLNILTAAQPGSQRGEGSGNTVSEAEPAEKYLEVEQIGQGAFGTVYKGLDRATGGEVAIKKMSLRGQNREQAVNEILLLKDKKNPNIVNSLDSFLVDGDLWLVMEYMDGGTLRDVVRQTRMDEGEMAAVSRECLQGLDFLHSNRVIHRDLKSSNILLGMDGSVRLADFGLCAHLSPEQDQRSSMVGTAHWMAPEVVTRSPYGPKVDIWSFGIVTIEMVEGEPPYFRETAAMARALIRQNGTPQLQEPRRLSALLRDFLECSLEPDEERRWAAQELLQHPFLSSAKPLSSLTPLITAAKQLREQQSR, encoded by the exons ATGTTCCCTCTCCCATTGCAGGGCACCTCCTGTCTGGATTCCGAGCAGCTCCTCCTTCG GGCAcagaagcagcaccagcacctcctggggctccctctGCTTCCGAAGAGGAGGCCCAAGAGGAGGAAGACAGCAGTGAGCTTCCCGCTGCTCTGGGGGACGATGGTGAACTTCCCTCAGTGCCGGGAGATGACAGTGAACTTCCCGCTGCTCTGGGAGACAAGGGCGAACATCCCGCGGGGTGGGAATGCAACGGCGAGGCTCCCGCGGggtgggacaaggacaggggacATCTCCCGGCCTGGGACGAGGACGGTGGATGTCCCCTGGTGTGGGACCAGAGTGGCCAAGCTCCCACGGAGTGGGATGAGGACAATGGATGTCTCCCAGtgtgggatgaggatggaggaCATCCTGTGGCTTGGGAAGAGGAGAGTGAACATCTCCCAGCATGGGAAGTGGACAGCAAACATCCCCTGGCTTGGAAAGAGGATGGCGAACCTCCAGCGTgttgggaagaggatggagaagctgcagcgttttgggaagaggatggagaagctgcagcattttgggaagaggatggagaagctcCCTCTGCTTGGGAAGAGGACAATGAACCTCCCTCCGCTGTGGGATCCTGGGCTGAAcattctgacagcagcacagccgggcagccagaggggagaggggagtg GGAACACCGTGAGCGAGGCGGAGCCTGCCGAGAAATACCTGGAAGTGGAGCAGATTGGCCAAGG GGCTTTCGGAACCGTTTATAAAGGACTCGACAGGGCCACTGGAGGAGAG GTGGCCATCAAGAAAATGAGTCTCAGAGGGCAGAACAGGGAACAAGCTGTGAATGAGATCCTGCTCCTGAAGGACAAGAAGAACCCCAACATTGTCAACTCTTTGGACAG cttcCTTGTGGATGGAGATCTCTGGCTGGTGATGGAATACATGGATGGAGGAACTTTGCGGGACGTTGTCAGACAGACGCGCATGGATGAAGGAGAGATGGCAGCTGTCAGTCGGGAG tgtctgcagggccTGGATTTCCTCCATTCCAACCGGGTGATCCACAGGGATCTGAAGAGCTCCAACATCCTCCTGGGCATGGAcggctctgtcaggctgg ctgattttggcctctgCGCTCatctcagccctgagcaggaccaGCGCAGCTCCATGGTGGGCACTGCTCACTGGATGGCCCCAGAAGTTGTGACCAGATCTCCTTATGGCCCCAAGGTGGACATCTGGTCCTTTGGCATTGTGACCATCGAGATGGTGGAAGGAGAACCTCCTTACTTCAGGGAAACGGCGGCCATG gctcGCGCTCTGATCCGGCAGAACGGGACCccgcagctgcaggagccccggCGCCTGTCGGCTCTGCTGCGGGACTTCCTCGAGTGCAGCCTGGAGCCGGACGAGGAGCGgcgctgggctgcccaggagctgctgcag CACCCGTTTTTATCATCAGCcaagcctctctccagcctgacccctctgatcactgcagcaaagcaactgagggagcagcagagcagataa